Genomic segment of Sodaliphilus pleomorphus:
TCGGCCGAAACAGCGCATGACCTTGCAAGGCCAAAGCCAGGCCGTAGCTTTGCGGTGTAAAGAAAAAAGTGACTCTAAAAATTTGTTATGGCACACATCAGGCACGACGCGAGGGCAACGCTACATCAGGCAGCACGCCACACCTCCCGCCACATCAGGCGGCACGGCACAGGGCACGCAGGGAGTGGAAATCAAGGCGACACCACCAAGCCCGATGGGCGGCCGACACGAATGCCCAGCCTCCGAGAACCGCCCCGTCGGCAGTACCAGAGGAGAGAGCAGCGCACGGCAATGCCGCAGGGTGTGCGACGCTGATGGGCGACTACATGCCAAGGTCAAGGGGTGAGCGCGAGAGGGGAGCAAGACCCCAAGATGCAAGTCTGTGAGGCAGCCGTTCAATGTCGCATGGTGGCACGACGACGCGCCAAGGGGCGAGCCACGATGGTTGCCGCGAGGAACAGCAACAGTGGTGAGCGGCACCGCCGCCACCGCCGCACAACAATGCCACCGCCCCCATCCACAGGAGGCTTGTGCGAAATGCAACAGTGGCGATGACCGTCACGGCCACCGCCACCTATCAGTTACTATATAAACGTTGAAATTAAAATATTTATGAGGATTGCATAACTACCTGCGTGGGTTGTCGCGCATACGCTGGTAGCGTTGCCACGTGCGGTCGAAGCCCCGCTCACCATCCATCACCATGAACGACTCAATGCCGTCGGCAAGGCGGCTGTTGAGCTCGTTGATGGCTGCCGTCTGCTGCTCCATGGAGGCTGCCACCAGCTGCATCGAGCGATCCTCGCGTGCTGCGGTGCGTTGCTGGGCGGCGGTCATGTCGCCCAGTATCGCACCCTGGCCCAGGGCGCGGCTCACATCCTCGCTGGTGAGCGAGCCCACGGTGTTGTTGCGCTGTGCTTGGTCTATCAGACGGAGCACCGGCAGCAGCTCCGGGTTCGCTACCGCCTGGTGGTTGGCGACAAACTCGTTGGCATGCACCACGCCCACCTCGCGGTGGCTGTTGCCGTCGTGCCCCGTGAAGCCACCCTCGTAGTAGCCCATTTGCTGCACCTGGTGCTGCTTGCGGATGGTGGCAATCTGCATGGCACCGGCTGCAAGAGCCATGCTTGCCGCGACAGGAGCAATGATATAGCCTATCGCCGGAATCTTGGCTGCACTGGCATAAGCATTAATCGCAGCCATTGCTGTCGATGCCACGGCTTGCGCCATCTCCATCGCCATAGCACGCCGGTCATACTTGGTCTTGATAGCAGCGACATCTTTCTGCTTCTGTTCCTCCAGTTTCTTACGTTTTTTCTCATTGTTGCCAGCAGCTTCGATTTGTGCATCATAACTCTTTTCAACTTTCTTGACTTCGAGGTCACGGCTGGCGTTGGCATAGTCGGTGTAGGACTTGATGCCCGCGTTCATCACCGCGAAGGTTGCCGCCGCCATGTCGCCGATAGACTTCAGCTTCTCGGGTAGCGTGGAGCCCAGGTTCTCAAAAGCCGATTTCCAAGTCTCGACCAGCGTGGTGACCATGGTCGCCCACTCGTTGCCCTGTCCGCTGATGAGCTGCACGATCTTGTTGTGGTAGTTCTGCACGATCTGCCACTTTCGGCTCTCGTAGTCCTCTTGGTCAATCAGCCCCTGGTTGTGGGCATCCTCAAGCGCTTTGAGTTGTAGGTCATAGTCATCCTTGGCATCGGTGAAGTCCTGGTTGGGTGCTTTCGTGCCGGTCTTGGAGTTCACCTCGTCGCGGTACTTGCGACGGATGGCAGCCTTGGCTTCCTCGGCTTCCTTCTCCTTGATGATTCCTTGCTTGTGCAGCTCATCGACAACAGCCAGCTCGGCATTCATGCGGTCGATAGCTCCCTGTTGAGAGTAGATATATAGCCAAGCAGCAAGGTCTTCCTCCTGTTGCTTGCGCTGTCGCAGTTCCTCCTCCTTGACAGCCTTGTCAAGAGCCTTCTCGGCATCGAGCCACTCTTTGGAACCCTCCTTGTGGATTTTCAGCACCTCTTGCAGGTAGTCAATTTCAAGCTTCGCACGGCGGTCATTCAGCCACCTCTGATTATGGAATGCTTCTTTATTGTCGGGGTTGTAGAACTCCATCTCGGCATCGAGCTTAGCCTGGTCGCGACGTTGCTGAGCAGCGGTGATTTGTATTTGAGTCATCTGTTGCTCATGCTTCGTTTTAGCTTGTTCAAGTTTCTGGGCATCCTTGGCATAGTCATCGCTCTCGGCTTTGCCAAAAGCCTCATAGGTGTCAAGGCGCGAGTTCCAGAACTCCTCTTCGATTTTAGCCATGCGATCAAGGTATTCATAATAACCGAGTTCACCAGACTTATACAACTGTAGTGCCTCAGTCTCGGCCTTGGCACGGTCTTCGACAGTATCTTTGAGGGCTTGCTGATATTCTTGTTTTGCCACACGGTCGGCAAGCCGTTTGGCTTTTGCAGCATCCTGCTCCTTCTTGCGTTGAGCGGCACGAGCCTCGCGCTCCTTCTTCTTGCGTTCCGCTTCTGCTTTTTTCTCCGCTTTCTCATCAGGAGACGTGAATGTAGAGCCGCCACCACCGCCATGGGAACCGCCAGAACCACCGCTACCTGACCCGCCAGAACCACCAGTAGGTGCGATGTTGCTTCTTGGCGAGGCAGGTCGGCCAGTGTCTTGTCTATACCAGTCTTTTCCATACTCATCCTTTAGAGCCTGCATGGCAGCATTGGTATATTTGAGTTTGTTGTTGACACGATCGAGCCGTGATTCAAGACCACGCAGCGTGGCCGCATTGCTGGTTTGTATAGAAGCGATAGGAGGGGGAGTGCTGCTCTGTGTGGTGGAATAGTTGTAAGGGTTCTTGGCGATTTGAGCATTTTGTTCACGTTGGCGAGCTTTCTCATCCTCGATTTCCTTCTCGATCTCCTTCTTCTCCATCACATAGCCGGCACGCTCTTTGCCAAGTTCTTTGAACTTCTCTTTGGCTCCTTCCACCTCATAAAGGCGAATAAGGCTATTGATGTAGTCATCAAGAGCCTGTTTGGAAGAACTGAATGCGCGTGTAGTAGCGTCAATCTTTCCATTAAAGCCAGGGATGGTTTTGTTCAGTTTGTCAACCGCTGCCTTTTGATTCTTGTAGGACTGCGAAGTATCATTAGCTGCCGCAATGAGAATTTCGAGTTCAGTCTGCTCATCCACAATTTTTTTGCGGGCTTGGTCACGTACATCATTCAGTGCTTCCTCAGCCGCCTTAGCCTCGTTAAGACCTCTATTGTGGTCAATAAGCAGACCAATGACAACGCCAAG
This window contains:
- a CDS encoding phage tail tape measure protein encodes the protein MPDISTQATVSVDVNNQPAGRKIAELENKMDSLIAKKKQFEAAGDQKGLASVQKEINKVSRQLDNARTASARCQAALAKLNEASPKELRFTLKQLKQDLDHMERGSKAWKAHVEAIKRVKAEIRAVDDEMREHEGLLSRLNRKVNEWGMSIASAAAAFTGLVFTARQAVQAYADMEAEMANVRKFTGMTTDEVGKLNEAFKGMDTRTSREDLNKLAQEAGRLGLQSQEDVLGFVKAADQINVALDDLGEGATLTLSKLTDIFGDKQRLGVEQSLLAVGSVVNELSQNCTASAPYLTDFAQRLAGVGKQANMTIPELMGFAAVLDSQGQAVEMSATALSQLIMTLFQDPAKIAKATGMDLQAFSKVLKEDTNEALLMLLSRLHELGNISVLAPVFDAMGTDGARASAVIAALAGNIDMVKQQQQAANVAFKEGTSVTKEYNVQNNTVQAQLDKAKKGFHEMAVELGQKLAPAMKYAITGTSAMMRVLSATISFISEYAGTIISTATAIGVYTAYVNAAVIADQLKVFWNNMLVASFKRLWAVIAANPWGAVIAALGVVIGLLIDHNRGLNEAKAAEEALNDVRDQARKKIVDEQTELEILIAAANDTSQSYKNQKAAVDKLNKTIPGFNGKIDATTRAFSSSKQALDDYINSLIRLYEVEGAKEKFKELGKERAGYVMEKKEIEKEIEDEKARQREQNAQIAKNPYNYSTTQSSTPPPIASIQTSNAATLRGLESRLDRVNNKLKYTNAAMQALKDEYGKDWYRQDTGRPASPRSNIAPTGGSGGSGSGGSGGSHGGGGGSTFTSPDEKAEKKAEAERKKKEREARAAQRKKEQDAAKAKRLADRVAKQEYQQALKDTVEDRAKAETEALQLYKSGELGYYEYLDRMAKIEEEFWNSRLDTYEAFGKAESDDYAKDAQKLEQAKTKHEQQMTQIQITAAQQRRDQAKLDAEMEFYNPDNKEAFHNQRWLNDRRAKLEIDYLQEVLKIHKEGSKEWLDAEKALDKAVKEEELRQRKQQEEDLAAWLYIYSQQGAIDRMNAELAVVDELHKQGIIKEKEAEEAKAAIRRKYRDEVNSKTGTKAPNQDFTDAKDDYDLQLKALEDAHNQGLIDQEDYESRKWQIVQNYHNKIVQLISGQGNEWATMVTTLVETWKSAFENLGSTLPEKLKSIGDMAAATFAVMNAGIKSYTDYANASRDLEVKKVEKSYDAQIEAAGNNEKKRKKLEEQKQKDVAAIKTKYDRRAMAMEMAQAVASTAMAAINAYASAAKIPAIGYIIAPVAASMALAAGAMQIATIRKQHQVQQMGYYEGGFTGHDGNSHREVGVVHANEFVANHQAVANPELLPVLRLIDQAQRNNTVGSLTSEDVSRALGQGAILGDMTAAQQRTAAREDRSMQLVAASMEQQTAAINELNSRLADGIESFMVMDGERGFDRTWQRYQRMRDNPRR